A section of the Candidatus Moraniibacteriota bacterium genome encodes:
- a CDS encoding MBL fold metallo-hydrolase, with product MNITKFGHCCLLVEVKGMRILTDPGRYNVTPEVEGVDVILITHEHRDHCHVESLQAILAKNPNAQVISHVGVGKILDGAGIAYSLIAPGEERVIKGVSIESLGTEHACIHHDLPPVQNTGFLIDKTLFYPGDSFHNPGRDIALLALPVSAPWMRIEEAIEYAKAIKPKAVFPVHDGMLRQGIELGPTRRVPIMFLKPLGIKYVDMTEGSVQDFTPFL from the coding sequence ATGAACATCACGAAATTCGGGCATTGTTGCTTGCTTGTCGAAGTGAAGGGTATGCGGATACTGACCGATCCGGGGAGGTACAACGTGACGCCGGAGGTAGAGGGAGTGGATGTGATTCTCATTACGCACGAGCACAGGGACCACTGTCATGTCGAGAGTCTTCAGGCGATCCTCGCCAAGAATCCAAACGCGCAAGTCATCTCGCATGTGGGTGTTGGAAAGATCCTGGATGGGGCAGGCATTGCTTATTCGCTTATCGCTCCTGGCGAAGAACGGGTGATCAAGGGTGTTTCGATCGAGAGCCTCGGTACCGAACATGCTTGCATCCATCACGATTTGCCGCCGGTGCAGAACACGGGATTTTTGATCGATAAGACACTCTTCTATCCGGGGGATTCATTCCATAACCCCGGACGGGATATCGCACTTTTGGCCTTACCTGTTTCTGCACCGTGGATGAGGATCGAAGAAGCGATCGAATATGCCAAGGCGATCAAGCCGAAAGCGGTCTTTCCGGTACACGACGGCATGCTGCGGCAGGGTATAGAGCTTGGTCCGACGCGCCGCGTCCCGATCATGTTTCTCAAGCCGCTCGGGATCAAATATGTCGATATGACCGAAGGCTCAGTGCAGGATTTCACTCCTTTCCTGTGA
- a CDS encoding NUDIX domain-containing protein: MKKEPKFRPKPGQVDFTGIRYCPVINCVVKYGRKILVVQRSSGMRLYPGYWNGVSGFLDDQRSLEEKVRDELGEELGIRKKNILAIRLGQIFHQEAPKYQKTWIVHPVLVTVDTDVVTLDWEAQNYRWLMLKDVKQLKLLPGFDRVLGSFFNK; this comes from the coding sequence ATGAAAAAAGAACCGAAGTTCAGACCGAAGCCGGGGCAGGTGGATTTTACTGGCATACGATACTGTCCAGTGATTAACTGCGTGGTGAAATACGGCCGTAAGATTTTGGTCGTACAGCGAAGCAGCGGCATGCGGCTGTATCCGGGATACTGGAACGGTGTCTCCGGGTTCTTGGATGACCAGAGGAGTCTGGAGGAAAAAGTGCGAGACGAACTCGGAGAGGAACTGGGAATACGGAAAAAGAATATCCTGGCGATTCGTTTGGGGCAGATCTTTCATCAGGAGGCACCCAAGTATCAGAAGACATGGATCGTGCACCCGGTCCTGGTGACTGTCGATACCGATGTGGTGACGCTCGATTGGGAAGCACAGAACTATCGATGGCTGATGCTCAAAGACGTGAAGCAGCTCAAGCTTCTGCCGGGATTTGATAGAGTGCTTGGTTCATTTTTCAACAAGTAA
- the rfbD gene encoding dTDP-4-dehydrorhamnose reductase, with translation MAAMIEPVSPSSEKKKVLILGAKGILGQALVQEFRFSGYPLTAWDIDEIDLTAEAASLAKIAEFSPNIIINAAAYNAVDACEEHDEEYRKALTLNRDVPGYLARYAAEHGVVFVHYSTDYVFDGTVEAGYSEDAIPNPISRYGTSKYEGEKAVLAAGGIAYLIRLSKLFGEPAHSATAKRSFFEVMLAKGKTEPRVEVVDDETSCFTYAPDLALATRELIEDAPGPGIYHLPNEGGVTWFQAALELFRRAGLEVEVSPVTSAGYVRPARRPHASVLINTKRPKQRLYTEALSEFLETILSPL, from the coding sequence ATGGCAGCTATGATTGAACCAGTCTCTCCCTCTTCAGAAAAGAAAAAAGTACTCATCCTCGGAGCCAAGGGGATCCTCGGACAGGCGCTCGTCCAGGAGTTCCGTTTCTCGGGCTATCCGCTCACGGCCTGGGATATTGATGAGATTGATCTCACCGCGGAGGCGGCCTCTCTCGCGAAGATCGCTGAGTTTTCTCCGAATATCATCATCAACGCGGCGGCGTACAATGCGGTGGATGCCTGTGAGGAGCATGACGAGGAGTATCGGAAAGCACTGACGCTGAACCGCGACGTCCCGGGATATCTGGCTCGCTATGCTGCGGAACATGGAGTAGTCTTCGTTCACTATTCGACGGACTATGTCTTTGATGGGACAGTCGAAGCTGGATACTCCGAGGACGCGATACCGAATCCGATCTCGCGGTATGGTACTTCGAAGTATGAAGGGGAGAAGGCAGTCCTCGCGGCGGGCGGTATAGCCTACCTCATCCGTCTCTCCAAACTCTTTGGCGAACCAGCACATTCCGCGACCGCAAAGCGAAGCTTTTTCGAGGTGATGCTCGCCAAGGGCAAGACTGAACCGCGAGTAGAAGTCGTGGATGATGAGACGAGTTGTTTCACCTATGCGCCGGACCTGGCGCTCGCGACCCGAGAGCTCATCGAGGACGCGCCCGGCCCGGGCATCTATCACTTGCCAAACGAAGGCGGCGTGACCTGGTTCCAGGCAGCCTTAGAACTCTTTCGGCGAGCAGGGCTAGAGGTTGAAGTCAGTCCGGTGACAAGTGCTGGGTATGTACGACCAGCTCGCCGGCCCCACGCATCGGTGCTCATCAATACGAAACGGCCGAAACAACGTCTATACACCGAGGCTCTGTCTGAGTTCCTCGAGACCATACTCTCGCCTCTTTGA
- a CDS encoding serine hydroxymethyltransferase yields the protein MRHAILKKADPAVYKAVMGEEQREEDGLEMIASENYVSPAVLEALGSIFTNKYSEGYPGRRYYGGQEFTDAVETLAIDRAKKLFGAEHVNVQSLSGAPANIAVYSALLEPGDTILGMDLSHGGHLTHGHPVTFMPKIYRFVRYKTEPDGHIDYKKLEALAKEEKPKLILAGFSSYTRQLDYAKFQAIAIKVNAYSMMDMAHIAGLVAAKVVPNPVPYFDVVTATTHKTLRGPRGGLILCRQALAQKIDKAVFPGLQGGPHMQVIAAKAVAFGEALRPEFRRYGKQVLKNAKVLEQELHKLGFKLLFGGTENHMVLVDTVASHGVPGKVAQERLDEAGITVNKNVIPDDPRGPMDPSGLRIGVPALTTRGMKEKEVRQIARWIDAALRSEGDVKVLGGIRKEVKQLCKEFPVYK from the coding sequence ATGCGACACGCTATCCTGAAAAAGGCCGATCCAGCAGTCTATAAGGCCGTCATGGGTGAAGAACAGCGCGAGGAAGACGGGCTCGAGATGATCGCGTCCGAGAATTACGTCTCGCCCGCTGTGCTCGAGGCACTGGGGAGTATCTTCACCAACAAGTACTCCGAAGGCTACCCGGGGCGGCGCTACTATGGCGGACAGGAATTCACCGATGCGGTGGAGACGCTCGCCATCGATCGGGCCAAGAAACTGTTTGGCGCGGAACATGTGAACGTCCAGTCACTTTCTGGGGCGCCGGCCAATATCGCGGTTTACTCAGCACTGCTCGAACCAGGCGATACTATCCTCGGGATGGACCTCTCACATGGCGGACACCTCACGCATGGCCACCCAGTGACCTTTATGCCCAAGATCTATCGCTTCGTCCGGTACAAGACAGAGCCGGATGGCCACATCGATTACAAGAAACTTGAAGCGCTGGCCAAGGAAGAAAAGCCGAAACTCATCCTGGCGGGATTTTCTTCATATACGCGCCAGCTCGACTATGCAAAGTTCCAGGCGATTGCAATAAAGGTGAACGCGTATTCGATGATGGATATGGCGCATATCGCTGGTCTGGTCGCTGCCAAGGTCGTCCCGAATCCTGTCCCGTATTTCGACGTGGTGACAGCGACGACGCACAAGACACTGCGGGGGCCACGTGGTGGACTGATCCTGTGTCGGCAGGCACTCGCACAGAAAATCGACAAGGCAGTCTTCCCGGGATTGCAGGGCGGTCCGCATATGCAGGTGATCGCTGCGAAAGCGGTCGCGTTTGGCGAGGCGCTCCGGCCAGAGTTCCGCCGCTATGGCAAACAGGTCCTGAAGAATGCCAAGGTTCTCGAGCAGGAGTTGCACAAGCTCGGATTCAAGTTGCTCTTTGGCGGGACGGAAAATCATATGGTGCTCGTCGATACGGTCGCCAGTCACGGGGTGCCGGGGAAAGTCGCACAAGAGCGACTTGATGAAGCCGGGATCACCGTGAACAAAAATGTCATCCCGGATGATCCACGCGGTCCGATGGATCCGTCGGGGCTCCGGATCGGCGTCCCAGCGCTCACGACACGCGGGATGAAAGAAAAAGAAGTGCGGCAGATCGCCCGCTGGATCGATGCTGCGCTCCGTTCCGAGGGCGATGTCAAGGTACTGGGGGGCATCCGAAAAGAGGTGAAACAGCTGTGCAAAGAGTTTCCGGTGTATAAATAA
- a CDS encoding NTP transferase domain-containing protein: protein MKGIILAGGNGTRLLPLTAIASKQLLPVYDRPMIFYPLNTLIAAGIRDVLIIVSPEHAGNYLNLLGSLLRKHGVNISFIVQKEPRGLAEAFILGEDFIDNGPCTMILGDNLFEGDFSEAIQSFERGGRIFAKVVPDPERFGVVEFDPATGTVLSIVEKPIVPKSHYAIPGLYIYDAEVVRIAKGLKPSARGEIEITDLHNYYLEQGTLDVRVIAGAWFDVGTHDSLLDASLYVREKDFRAHFHPMIEEALAEYNQEFKRLVSL from the coding sequence ATGAAAGGCATCATCCTCGCAGGCGGCAACGGCACCCGGCTCCTGCCCCTGACCGCTATCGCTTCCAAACAACTCCTCCCGGTCTATGATCGGCCGATGATATTCTATCCGCTGAATACGCTCATCGCGGCCGGTATCCGGGATGTGCTCATCATCGTCTCGCCGGAGCATGCCGGCAATTATCTGAATCTTCTCGGTTCGCTCCTCCGGAAACACGGCGTCAACATCTCTTTCATCGTTCAGAAAGAACCACGTGGTTTGGCGGAAGCCTTCATCCTCGGGGAGGACTTCATCGACAATGGTCCGTGTACAATGATTCTCGGCGATAATCTCTTCGAGGGGGATTTTTCCGAGGCGATCCAGAGCTTCGAGCGTGGCGGTCGAATATTCGCAAAGGTTGTGCCTGATCCCGAGCGCTTTGGCGTGGTGGAGTTCGACCCTGCGACCGGGACAGTTCTTTCAATCGTCGAGAAACCGATCGTCCCGAAGAGTCACTATGCGATCCCCGGACTCTATATCTATGACGCTGAAGTTGTGCGGATTGCCAAGGGCCTGAAGCCGTCAGCTCGCGGAGAGATCGAGATTACCGACCTCCATAACTATTATCTGGAACAGGGGACGCTGGATGTTCGAGTCATCGCTGGTGCCTGGTTTGATGTCGGGACCCATGATTCGCTCCTGGATGCCAGTCTCTATGTCCGAGAGAAGGATTTCCGGGCCCACTTCCACCCGATGATCGAAGAAGCGCTCGCAGAATACAATCAGGAGTTCAAGCGGCTCGTATCTCTATAG
- a CDS encoding UTP--glucose-1-phosphate uridylyltransferase: MSNESPQKIRKAIIAVAGTGTRLLPATKAMPKEMLPIVDKPVIQLVVEELVAAGIEDIIFVTRWDKKPLEDHFDYSTALEDDLRKNGKEDRYEQVHAIAEMANFIHVRQKGPYGNGTPVLSAATLVDDEPFVYCFGDDLVKSTTSFTKQMVDAYAEHGQPMIGVQEVPIEEVSKYGIVDADPETMLVRDIVEKPKQEEAPSRLADFGRMILNQEIVDILRETAPGKGHELWIIDAIRNYIHGGGRFYAKTIADGRWMTTGDPLNYMTTILTYAVERPDIGEQVKVYMQQLLDNSKR; this comes from the coding sequence ATGTCAAACGAATCACCCCAGAAGATCAGGAAAGCCATCATTGCTGTTGCCGGGACCGGTACGCGGCTGCTACCAGCTACCAAAGCGATGCCCAAGGAAATGCTTCCGATCGTCGATAAACCAGTGATTCAACTGGTGGTTGAAGAATTAGTGGCGGCCGGTATCGAAGATATAATTTTCGTCACTCGCTGGGATAAGAAGCCTCTTGAAGACCACTTCGACTACTCGACAGCACTGGAAGACGATCTCCGAAAAAACGGCAAAGAAGATCGCTACGAGCAGGTCCATGCCATAGCTGAAATGGCCAATTTTATTCATGTGCGTCAAAAAGGCCCGTACGGTAACGGAACCCCGGTATTGTCAGCCGCCACCTTGGTGGATGATGAGCCTTTCGTCTACTGCTTTGGCGACGACTTGGTGAAGTCTACGACCTCCTTCACGAAACAGATGGTGGATGCCTATGCCGAGCACGGGCAGCCTATGATTGGGGTGCAAGAAGTGCCCATCGAAGAAGTATCAAAATATGGGATTGTGGATGCGGACCCGGAGACGATGCTGGTGCGGGATATTGTTGAGAAGCCGAAACAAGAAGAAGCACCATCACGCTTGGCTGATTTCGGTCGTATGATTCTGAATCAGGAGATCGTCGATATCCTTCGAGAAACGGCGCCGGGAAAGGGACACGAACTATGGATTATTGATGCGATTCGGAATTATATCCATGGTGGTGGAAGGTTCTACGCCAAGACGATTGCAGATGGTCGGTGGATGACGACCGGTGACCCGTTGAATTATATGACGACGATTCTGACGTATGCAGTCGAGCGCCCAGATATCGGTGAACAGGTCAAGGTATACATGCAACAATTGCTGGATAATTCGAAAAGATAG
- a CDS encoding glycosyltransferase family 4 protein, producing MKIGIDARFYGSLGKGLGRYTEKLITYLEQIPEDTNTYVVFLRRENFAEYQPANSRFEKRVADYSWYGWQEQFRFPWLLWRFHFDLIHFPQFKVPIFVPAPFVVTLHDLILLHYPTVKASELSPFLYWLKYLIYRVVIALAVRRARAIITVSRFTRSDIESVFPQARSKTFTTLEAADPYCAWMHPHAERAFLQSQGLVSLSDPAAGITPYVLYVGNAYPHKNLPLLLRVAPRFPDMLFLCVGREDYFYRTFREQVAAAGIGNIRFTGYVDDRSLGVLYRRARAYFFPSLYEGFGLPGLEAMNVGTPVIAARAGSLPEIYGEAARYFDPTDLTACETALRNALQSEERDQYRVAGFARVAQFSWQRMARETLQLYGTIPTRRY from the coding sequence ATGAAGATCGGCATCGATGCGCGTTTCTATGGATCGCTTGGCAAGGGGCTGGGACGGTACACCGAAAAACTCATCACGTATCTCGAACAGATCCCCGAGGATACAAATACCTATGTGGTGTTTCTCCGGCGCGAAAACTTTGCGGAGTATCAGCCGGCGAACTCGCGCTTCGAAAAGAGAGTAGCGGACTATTCTTGGTACGGCTGGCAGGAGCAGTTTCGGTTCCCATGGCTTCTCTGGCGCTTTCACTTCGATCTCATCCACTTCCCGCAGTTCAAGGTTCCGATTTTTGTCCCGGCGCCGTTCGTGGTCACGCTGCATGACCTGATTCTGCTCCATTATCCGACGGTCAAGGCGAGTGAACTCTCTCCATTTCTCTATTGGCTGAAGTACCTCATCTATCGTGTGGTCATCGCGCTCGCGGTAAGGCGGGCGCGAGCGATCATTACCGTCTCGCGTTTCACCCGATCCGATATCGAATCCGTCTTCCCGCAGGCTCGGAGCAAGACCTTTACGACACTCGAGGCGGCTGATCCCTACTGCGCGTGGATGCATCCGCACGCTGAGCGAGCATTCCTCCAGTCGCAAGGACTCGTCTCGCTGTCCGATCCGGCGGCGGGGATCACTCCGTATGTGTTGTACGTAGGCAATGCCTACCCGCACAAGAATCTCCCGCTCTTGCTCCGAGTCGCTCCGAGATTTCCGGATATGCTCTTCCTTTGCGTCGGCCGAGAGGATTACTTCTATCGCACGTTTCGCGAGCAAGTGGCCGCTGCGGGGATAGGGAACATTCGCTTCACGGGCTATGTCGATGATCGCTCGCTCGGAGTGCTGTATCGTCGGGCGAGAGCCTATTTCTTCCCATCGCTCTACGAAGGTTTCGGATTGCCGGGACTGGAGGCGATGAATGTCGGGACGCCGGTGATCGCCGCGCGGGCGGGGTCATTGCCTGAGATCTACGGTGAAGCGGCCCGCTACTTCGATCCAACCGATCTGACTGCTTGTGAGACGGCCTTGCGGAACGCACTTCAGTCAGAGGAGCGGGACCAGTACCGGGTGGCGGGGTTTGCTCGGGTGGCCCAGTTCTCTTGGCAGCGCATGGCGCGAGAGACGCTCCAGCTTTACGGAACCATCCCAACAAGGCGATACTAA
- a CDS encoding DUF4012 domain-containing protein encodes MVLLGGLGIASIWLRQAIVTLGTSAVAETKLAVMSARQGNLEASREELSRAERDFSRGARWLRPFAWLPHSFGRIPGFAHGISAEALFSAGREGTRAALPILSVFPSILDVPDTPSDVASLIDILDHSALAATEAHTHLQMVQQAFDRVQLSALPEIYRDDFSRVRDVVPIAVALLDGYAEHQALFRELLGANGPRVYLFLFQNNQELRATGGFIGSYALLDVSQGRIRRFFVDGIFNPDGQLKENIVPPKPIQKISAGWSLHDSNWFPNFPTSAEKAIFFYEKTGGPTVDGIITLTPEVLGRILEIVGPVTLPEYGVTVETENFMPIIQEEVEVKYDKEENEPKRILGDLTEALLRRFLSFDHPEETWGLGTTLATLLNEKHILLYSRHPDVQALISGAGWSGEVLATAHDYLSVIHTNINGYKTDGVIKETISHEANIEADGTVRDTVSITRQHQGGNTAYEWWNKVNADYCRVYVPKGSTLISAEGMTREFPEAPLDYLALGFRRDPDIVSEEEGTVIDETSGTRISEDAGKTVFGNWVYVSPGESVTVRYVYELPFRVALETGIDTPATAYAALYQKQSGTEGTALMATIRYPELLRPVWQTPGNLVPYQRVFETKQILDKDFYWGAVFGQKNLNGE; translated from the coding sequence TTGGTTCTCTTGGGAGGATTGGGGATTGCTTCGATCTGGCTTCGGCAGGCGATCGTCACGCTGGGCACATCCGCCGTCGCCGAAACGAAGCTCGCCGTGATGAGCGCTCGGCAAGGGAATCTCGAGGCCAGCCGGGAAGAACTCAGTCGGGCGGAACGGGATTTCTCCCGCGGGGCGCGTTGGCTCCGACCGTTCGCCTGGCTGCCGCATTCATTCGGACGAATTCCGGGATTCGCTCACGGTATATCGGCAGAGGCGCTCTTCAGTGCGGGTCGCGAGGGGACCCGGGCAGCGTTACCGATTCTTTCGGTGTTCCCTTCTATCCTCGATGTGCCCGATACCCCGAGTGATGTCGCGTCGCTCATCGATATCCTGGATCATTCGGCTTTGGCCGCGACCGAAGCGCACACTCATCTCCAGATGGTTCAACAGGCATTTGATCGAGTGCAACTCAGTGCGCTACCGGAAATTTACCGAGACGATTTCTCGCGCGTGCGTGACGTCGTCCCGATTGCGGTCGCTCTATTGGACGGCTATGCAGAACATCAGGCGCTCTTCCGGGAACTGCTCGGCGCCAACGGGCCACGAGTGTACCTATTCCTTTTCCAGAATAATCAGGAGCTCCGTGCGACGGGCGGATTCATCGGCAGTTATGCGCTCTTGGATGTGAGTCAGGGCCGCATCCGTCGTTTCTTCGTCGATGGTATTTTCAATCCAGATGGCCAATTGAAGGAGAATATCGTGCCGCCGAAGCCGATTCAGAAAATCAGTGCCGGTTGGAGCCTGCATGATAGCAACTGGTTTCCCAACTTCCCAACCTCGGCCGAAAAAGCAATCTTTTTCTACGAGAAAACAGGTGGTCCGACGGTGGACGGCATTATCACGCTGACGCCGGAAGTGTTGGGACGCATCCTCGAGATCGTCGGTCCGGTCACACTCCCGGAATACGGGGTCACAGTTGAGACTGAGAACTTTATGCCGATCATTCAGGAAGAAGTCGAAGTGAAGTACGACAAGGAAGAAAATGAACCCAAGCGCATCCTGGGCGACCTCACCGAGGCATTACTCCGGCGCTTCCTCTCCTTCGATCATCCGGAAGAAACCTGGGGATTGGGCACGACGCTCGCCACACTTCTGAACGAGAAGCATATTCTCCTGTATTCTCGGCACCCGGATGTCCAGGCGCTCATCAGCGGTGCTGGCTGGTCGGGAGAGGTACTGGCCACAGCGCATGACTATCTCTCGGTCATCCATACCAATATCAATGGGTACAAGACCGATGGCGTCATCAAAGAGACTATCAGCCACGAGGCAAATATCGAAGCAGATGGCACCGTCCGCGACACGGTCTCTATCACGCGCCAGCATCAGGGAGGCAACACGGCGTACGAGTGGTGGAACAAGGTGAATGCTGACTATTGTCGAGTCTATGTCCCCAAGGGTTCGACGCTCATCTCGGCTGAGGGGATGACACGGGAATTTCCTGAAGCGCCACTCGACTATCTCGCCCTCGGTTTTCGCCGGGATCCGGATATCGTGAGTGAAGAGGAAGGGACCGTCATTGATGAAACGAGTGGCACCCGGATATCGGAGGATGCGGGTAAGACCGTCTTTGGGAACTGGGTGTATGTGAGCCCAGGCGAATCCGTCACGGTCCGCTATGTCTATGAATTGCCATTTCGAGTCGCGCTCGAAACGGGCATTGACACTCCGGCGACAGCGTATGCTGCGCTGTATCAGAAGCAATCTGGCACAGAAGGTACCGCGCTTATGGCGACGATCCGCTATCCGGAGTTGCTCCGGCCGGTTTGGCAGACCCCGGGAAATTTGGTACCGTACCAGCGGGTCTTCGAAACGAAACAAATACTCGATAAAGACTTCTATTGGGGGGCTGTTTTCGGTCAAAAGAACTTGAACGGGGAGTGA
- the murJ gene encoding murein biosynthesis integral membrane protein MurJ yields MAGVASRVLGFIRDRLLASSFGAGDVLDAYYAAFRLPDLVYGLLVLGALSAAFIPVFTGLMAHGEKAKAWRLVQGALQWLTVILGGAAVVGILFADQLAAWIAPGFSPEKQTLVAQLTRIMLFSPVFLSISAVVGGVLVSCKQFLTYSFAPVFYNLGIIFGILVLYPVLGPAGLAVGVVIGSLLHALVQFPAFWRSGYHLSFLPFRASLQDPALRQVVRLMIPRSLAMAVNQFGLVIVTVFSSTLASGSLAAFTLAINIQSVPLGLFGIAFALASFPVLSTLAAKQDHEEFFTVLVRTTQRILYFVLPLSFLFIIFRAEIVRIVLGTGAFNWEDTIVTFTVLGWLSISLFAQSLILLFVRAFFALQDTKTPLFAALFSEVIHLALIPFLLPYFAVAGIAMAFSVGAIVNVIILYWSLRQRVSVWRDWEMISGMLRIAGIALVAAAVAQFSKGIFALTIGRLDTFVEVAVKLGVGVLIGGATYIALSAYFALPEYRQVKRFIWCRLLRRPETIVLTEDHPEQGDW; encoded by the coding sequence TTGGCTGGGGTCGCGAGCCGGGTGCTTGGTTTCATCCGGGACCGCTTGCTGGCTTCTTCGTTCGGGGCGGGTGATGTCTTGGACGCGTACTATGCCGCCTTTCGGCTACCGGATCTTGTCTATGGTCTCCTGGTGCTCGGGGCGCTGTCGGCAGCTTTCATCCCGGTCTTCACCGGACTCATGGCGCATGGGGAGAAGGCAAAGGCCTGGCGCTTGGTGCAAGGCGCGCTGCAATGGCTCACCGTGATCCTCGGCGGAGCCGCGGTTGTGGGCATCCTGTTCGCGGACCAGCTTGCGGCTTGGATCGCGCCCGGATTCTCACCCGAAAAACAAACGCTCGTCGCCCAGCTGACGCGCATTATGCTTTTTTCGCCTGTTTTCCTCTCGATTTCCGCGGTTGTGGGTGGCGTACTTGTTTCTTGTAAGCAATTTCTGACCTACTCGTTCGCGCCGGTCTTCTACAATCTTGGCATCATCTTCGGTATCCTGGTTCTGTATCCAGTCCTGGGCCCGGCTGGTCTTGCGGTGGGGGTCGTTATCGGATCGCTCCTCCACGCTTTGGTCCAGTTTCCAGCCTTTTGGCGGAGCGGCTATCATTTATCATTTCTTCCGTTTCGGGCGAGCCTGCAAGACCCGGCACTCCGTCAGGTGGTGCGGCTCATGATCCCTCGCTCGCTCGCCATGGCCGTGAATCAATTCGGCCTCGTGATCGTCACAGTCTTTTCTTCCACGCTTGCTTCTGGCAGTCTGGCGGCCTTCACACTGGCTATCAATATCCAGAGCGTCCCACTTGGCCTCTTCGGCATCGCGTTCGCCCTCGCGTCGTTTCCGGTTCTCTCGACGCTTGCTGCCAAGCAGGATCATGAAGAATTCTTCACGGTCCTGGTCAGAACAACCCAACGCATCCTCTACTTCGTGCTCCCGTTGTCATTTCTCTTCATCATTTTCCGCGCGGAAATCGTCCGCATTGTGCTCGGGACTGGTGCCTTCAACTGGGAAGACACCATTGTGACCTTCACCGTGCTTGGCTGGCTGTCGATTTCGCTTTTCGCGCAGAGTCTCATCCTGCTGTTCGTGCGGGCCTTCTTCGCGCTTCAGGATACCAAGACCCCGCTCTTTGCCGCTCTGTTTTCCGAGGTTATTCATCTTGCGCTCATTCCCTTCCTCCTTCCGTATTTTGCTGTGGCCGGGATCGCGATGGCCTTCTCGGTCGGTGCGATTGTCAATGTCATTATCCTCTATTGGTCACTAAGGCAGCGTGTGTCGGTCTGGCGCGACTGGGAGATGATTTCTGGTATGCTGCGGATTGCAGGTATCGCCCTCGTCGCGGCTGCCGTGGCGCAGTTTTCCAAGGGCATCTTTGCGCTCACTATCGGCCGCCTCGATACCTTTGTCGAAGTCGCCGTAAAGCTCGGGGTCGGCGTCCTCATCGGTGGGGCGACCTATATCGCACTGTCGGCCTATTTTGCTCTGCCGGAATACCGGCAAGTGAAACGCTTCATTTGGTGTCGGCTTCTCCGCCGTCCCGAAACTATCGTCCTCACTGAGGATCACCCGGAACAGGGCGATTGGTAG